A single genomic interval of Camelus bactrianus isolate YW-2024 breed Bactrian camel chromosome 15, ASM4877302v1, whole genome shotgun sequence harbors:
- the SIX3 gene encoding homeobox protein SIX3: MVFRSPLDLYSSHFLLPNFADSHHRSLLLASSGSGNGAGGGGGAGGGGGGGNCAGGGGAGGAGGGGSGGGSRAPPEELSMFQLPTLNFSPEQVASVCETLEETGDIERLGRFLWSLPVAPGACEAINKHESILRARAVVAFHTGNFRDLYHILENHKFTKESHGKLQAMWLEAHYQEAEKLRGRPLGPVDKYRVRKKFPLPRTIWDGEQKTHCFKERTRSLLREWYLQDPYPNPSKKRELAQATGLTPTQVGNWFKNRRQRDRAAAAKNRLQHQAIGPSGMRSLAEPGCPTHGSAESPSTAASPTTSVSSLTERADTGTSILSVTSSDSECDV; encoded by the exons ATGGTATTCCGCTCCCCCCTAGACCTCTATTCCTCCCACTTCTTGTTGCCAAACTTCGCCGATTCTCACCACCGCTCCCTACTTCTGGCGAGTAGCGGCAGCGGGAACGGtgcgggaggcggcggcggcgcgggaggaggcggcggcggcgggaacTGTGCGGGAGGCGGCGGTGCTGGCGGAgcaggcggcggcggcagcggcggcggctccAGGGCCCCCCCGGAAGAGTTGTCCATGTTCCAGCTGCCCACCCTCAACTTCTCGCCGGAGCAGGTGGCCAGCGTCTGCGAGACGCTGGAGGAGACGGGCGACATCGAGCGGCTGGGCCGCTTCCTCTGGTCGCTGCCCGTGGCCCCCGGGGCGTGCGAGGCCATCAACAAGCACGAGTCGATCCTGCGCGCGCGCGCCGTGGTCGCCTTCCACACGGGCAACTTCCGCGACCTCTACCACATCCTGGAGAACCACAAGTTCACCAAGGAGTCTCACGGCAAGCTGCAGGCCATGTGGCTGGAGGCTCACTACCAGGAGGCCGAGAAGCTGCGCGGCCGCCCACTCGGCCCTGTGGACAAGTACCGCGTGCGCAAGAAGTTCCCGCTGCCGCGCACCATCTGGGACGGCGAGCAGAAGACGCATTGCTTCAAGGAGCGGACTCGGAGCCTGCTGCGGGAGTGGTACCTGCAGGACCCCTATCCCAACCCCAGCAAGAAACGCGAACTGGCGCAGGCCACCGGCCTCACTCCCACACAAGTAGGCAACTGGTTTAAGAACCGGAGGCAGCGCGACCGCGCCGCGGCGGCCAAGAACAG GCTCCAGCACCAGGCCATCGGACCGAGCGGCATGCGCTCGCTGGCCGAGCCCGGATGCCCCACGCACGGCTCGGCAGAGTCGCCGTCCACGGCGGCCAGCCCCACCACCAGCGTGTCCAGCCTGACGGAGCGCGCGGACACCGGCACCTCCATCCTCTCGGTAACCTCCAGCGACTCGGAATGTGATGTATGA